A genomic stretch from Hemicordylus capensis ecotype Gifberg chromosome 1, rHemCap1.1.pri, whole genome shotgun sequence includes:
- the DHRS7 gene encoding dehydrogenase/reductase SDR family member 7 isoform X2, which translates to MEICWPCLLGWVTALSLLGYLLRRWWRADGDLTLLWAEWRGKKPEIGSLGDTDILIVRLDLTERSTHASATKTVLQHFGRIDVLINNGGRSQRSLFVDTSVDVYKAIMELNYLGTISLTKYVLDHMIQRKKGKIVNMSSVMGIMGAPLATGYCASKHALQGFFNSLRPELAEYPGICVTNICPGPVQSQIIQNVFTEEVSKINATVGDQSYKMSTDRCCRLTLVSLVNELKEAWISDNPYLAVCYLWQYMPTWAWWLLNRMGTRRIQNFKSGLDADISYSKK; encoded by the exons ATGGAGATCTGCTGGCCGTGCCTCCTGGGGTGGGTCACCGCCCTTTCCCTCTTGGGCTATCTGCTCAGACGCTGGTGGCGAGCCGACGGCGACTTAACTTTGCTGTGGGCGGAATGGCGAGGCAAGAAGCCTG AGATCGGCAGCTTAGGTGACACAGATATCCTCATTGTGCGACTTGATTTGACGGAGAGAAGCACCCACGCATCTGCAACCAAAACTGTTCTCCAGCATTTTGGAAGG ATTGATGTCTTGATAAACAATGGTGGACGTTCCCAGCGTTCTCTCTTTGTGGATACAAGCGTTGATGTCTACAAGGCTATAATGGAGCTCAACTACCTGGGCACCATCTCCTTAACCAAATACGTCCTAGATCACATGATacagaggaagaaggggaagattGTCAACATGAGCAGCGTGATGGGCATCATGGGGGCACCCTTGGCAACTGGCTATTGTGCCAGCAAACATGCCCTGCAG GGTTTCTTTAACTCCCTTCGGCCTGAGCTTGCTGAGTATCCTGGGATATGTGTTACTAACATCTGCCCGGGGCCAGTCCAGTCACAGATCATACAGAATGTCTTTACTGAAGAGGTCTCAAAG aTAAACGCAACCGTTGGCGATCAGAGCTACAAAATGTCAACTGACCGTTGTTGTCGGCTGACTCTGGTTAGCCTAGTCAATGAGCTGAAGGAAGCCTGGATCAGTGACAATCCCTACCTGGCAGTCTGTTACCTCTGGCAGTATATGCCTACCTGGGCGTGGTGGCTTCTGAACCGCATGGGAACTCGGAGAATACAGAATTTCAAAAGTGGACTG GATGCCGATATTTCTTACTCCAAAAAGTAA
- the DHRS7 gene encoding dehydrogenase/reductase SDR family member 7 isoform X1 codes for MEICWPCLLGWVTALSLLGYLLRRWWRADGDLTLLWAEWRGKKPENELPGKVVWVTGASSGIGEELAYQLAKIGSLLVLSARRENELERVKKKCLEIGSLGDTDILIVRLDLTERSTHASATKTVLQHFGRIDVLINNGGRSQRSLFVDTSVDVYKAIMELNYLGTISLTKYVLDHMIQRKKGKIVNMSSVMGIMGAPLATGYCASKHALQGFFNSLRPELAEYPGICVTNICPGPVQSQIIQNVFTEEVSKINATVGDQSYKMSTDRCCRLTLVSLVNELKEAWISDNPYLAVCYLWQYMPTWAWWLLNRMGTRRIQNFKSGLDADISYSKK; via the exons ATGGAGATCTGCTGGCCGTGCCTCCTGGGGTGGGTCACCGCCCTTTCCCTCTTGGGCTATCTGCTCAGACGCTGGTGGCGAGCCGACGGCGACTTAACTTTGCTGTGGGCGGAATGGCGAGGCAAGAAGCCTG AAAATGAATTACCTGGGAAAGTGGTCTGGGTGACGGGAGCATCCAGTGGTATTGGTGAGGAACTGGCCTACCAGCTGGCCAAGATCGGATCACTGCTTGTGCTTTCAGCAAGAAGAGAGAATGAACTGGAGCGAGTGAAAAAGAAGTGTCTTG AGATCGGCAGCTTAGGTGACACAGATATCCTCATTGTGCGACTTGATTTGACGGAGAGAAGCACCCACGCATCTGCAACCAAAACTGTTCTCCAGCATTTTGGAAGG ATTGATGTCTTGATAAACAATGGTGGACGTTCCCAGCGTTCTCTCTTTGTGGATACAAGCGTTGATGTCTACAAGGCTATAATGGAGCTCAACTACCTGGGCACCATCTCCTTAACCAAATACGTCCTAGATCACATGATacagaggaagaaggggaagattGTCAACATGAGCAGCGTGATGGGCATCATGGGGGCACCCTTGGCAACTGGCTATTGTGCCAGCAAACATGCCCTGCAG GGTTTCTTTAACTCCCTTCGGCCTGAGCTTGCTGAGTATCCTGGGATATGTGTTACTAACATCTGCCCGGGGCCAGTCCAGTCACAGATCATACAGAATGTCTTTACTGAAGAGGTCTCAAAG aTAAACGCAACCGTTGGCGATCAGAGCTACAAAATGTCAACTGACCGTTGTTGTCGGCTGACTCTGGTTAGCCTAGTCAATGAGCTGAAGGAAGCCTGGATCAGTGACAATCCCTACCTGGCAGTCTGTTACCTCTGGCAGTATATGCCTACCTGGGCGTGGTGGCTTCTGAACCGCATGGGAACTCGGAGAATACAGAATTTCAAAAGTGGACTG GATGCCGATATTTCTTACTCCAAAAAGTAA